TCATGCGATTTGGCACGACCGGGCTCAGGCATGCGTCCCTCCAGCAGTGACTCCGGAACGGGGCGATGATTCTTATCCGAGAATTCGAGTTTCTTCTCCAAGCTTCGCACGGAGGTTAGATATTCATCCAGGCGATGTTGATCGTCCTGTGACACCGTTTTCTTGAGATCGTCGATGCTTTCGAGAGTCAGATCGATGACGCTGCGCGTGTCGCCCAGACCGGTGGTCTTGCCGAACAGACGGTCAAAGGCCAGTCGCGGAAAGCGTTCTCGGGCCAGCGGCGTGGTCGGGGTCAGCCAGGAAATGGAATTGCCATACAACTGGGTGATGCGCTCGCCGGTGTCGACGCCGGTCCACTCCGCTTCGGTGGAAAGCTCGAGGGAGGGCAATAAGGTCTGATCGGCCAGCTTCCGGGCGGCAGCCTGATCGACCGAAATGCCGCATTGAATATCGCTCCCCATGCTTCGCTTGACGCCCGTGCCAACCAGAAAGTTAGAGGTGCCGCCATAGTGTCCGCTGGTCGGGCGGTCGCGGCCTTTCTTGAGTTCGTGATTGAGATTGGTCAGGACGAGAACTTCATCGCGGATCGGCTCCAGCGGCCGCAGAGTCTTCGACAATTGGTAGTCCGCGCCGGTCTGTTCCGGCGTCCATTCGTAGGGATTGATCCCGTTGGGCTGATAGATAACGCCAAAGCGCAGAGGATGCTTTTCGGCTTCCGCTTTATCGGCGCCCCAGAGCATCGTTTCCAGCCAAGGCAGGCCGAGGCTGACTCCGGCAACGCCTTTCAGGACGCTGCGTCGGTTCAAGTTCCAAGTCTTTTTATTTTGCATCGGTTAGGTATCCTTGCTCTCGGCGATATCGGAACGGGTAGCTGTTGACGATGGCGGTGGCCAGAGCGGAGAAGCGGTAATCGTTTTCTTTCAAGTCCGCGACCGCTGTTTGGATAACGCTTTCGTCGTAATATTCAAGGCTGCGACCCAAGGCGAACCCGAGGCTCTTTTGCGCCATCTGATGCAGGAACGCGTCCCGCTTGGTGGTCATCAAGTAATTTTTCAATCCTGGCAGCCCACTCAAATTCGGGCCGCCTTTGAGCTCTCCCGTTGAGTCGACCGCTTGGTCGCCTTCCATGGTCCGGAAGCGGCCAATCGCGTCATAGTTTTCAAGGGTAAACCCAAACGGATCGAGACGCTCATGGCACACCGCGCAAGTCGCGTTCACGCTGTGCGCGGCGAGTCGTTCCTTCTTGCTCAGCGACTTGTCGCTAAGCTTGCTTTCATCGATCTCGATGCCGTCAGGCGGTGGCGGAACCTTGCTCCCGATCAAAGCATCGAGTATCCATTGACCTCGGATCACGGGGCTGGTTCGTCCTGGAAAAGAGGTCGCCACCAACACGCTGCCCATCGCCGCAAACCCGCCGCGTTGATCGGTGGTCAGCTCGACCTTGCGCATTTCGTCTCCCTCGATTCCGGCGATGCCATAGTGTTCGGCGAGCGTCTCATTGAGGAAGGTCGTTTTCGAATCCAAGATCTCCAGGACGCTTTTGTCCTGCTTAACGAGGTCGTCAAACGTCATCACCGCCTCTTGATACATGCTTTGTTCAAGTTGGTCGGTGTACGAGGGAAACAGATTCGAGTCCGGTTTCTTCTCGTAAAGGATTCTCCGGAATCCGAGCCATTGACTGGCAAATTCCTGCGCCAGCGAAATGGACTTAGGATCCTTGAGCATGCGCTGAACCTGTTCCTGCAACACTTTTTCGTCCTGCAGGCGGCCCTCTTGCGCCAGCTTCATGAGGGTTTCATCCGGCATCGAGCTCCATAGAAAATACGACAACCGGCTCGCCATGGCATAGTCGTCGACCTGCCGCGCGTCCTGTCCGGGGGCTTCGTCTTCAATTCGAAAGAGGAACTGCGGACGAGTTAACAGGCTTTGGACGATCAATTGCGCCGCTTTTTGAAAATCGTCGGTCTCGGCCATCGATTGGTCGTAGATACCGGTAATGATCCGGGCATCCTCCGCGCTGACGGGGCGGCGAAAGGCTCGACTCGCAAATGTCAGCAAGGCGTCTTTGACCCGTCCGTCCATCTCCGCCTGAAAGGCTTCAGCGGCCTTGCTCAGGTCGTTCCACTGTTTCTGGTCGGCCTCGGAAAGTTCGGCCGGAGCCACGCGATCTTTTTCGGCGAGATCTGCGAGGGCCGGAAGTTCCTCTTTATTGGTTTTCAGCAGCGAAGCGAACTTTTTCTTTTTAACAAAGTCGAAGAAGTTCTTGATCGGCGTCCTTTTGGCATACTCGATTTCACGTTTGATCGATTCCAGTCGGGTCTTGTCCTCTTGGCTCAACGAGACGTCGATCATTTCCTTTGCACCGGGGGCTTTGCCGTAGCCGACGAGAGCTGCGTAAATGCCCCACCACTTTTTCGCAGCTTCGACGGAAGTGTTGCCCGGGCCGCTATAGAAATAGGAATGAGTGTGCTTTCCCTTTGGAAAGGGGATCTCTTCATCCGACGCATAGGCTTGCACCAGCCCCTTGCCTTCGGCCGACTTCTCCATCCCCATCGTGGAAGTGAATGATTTCGCGCCGGCCGGCAGCCGGAAGGAGAGCAAGGCGGGAGCTTCAATATAGAAACCGCGTTCGATCTCGCCCGTCCCGGATGCCGAACTAACGAACTTAGTGCCGTCCGGAAAGTTGTCCCTGTGGATCGCTCCCTCGCCTTGCTTTTCAATCAGTTCAAGGTCGCCGAGATAAACGACGCTGCCGTCTGTTAACGTCACCTTGGGGGCGTGCAGGACAATGCGATCAAACTCATGCCCCTCGCCCACGTCGCCGACGCTAAGGTACAACGCGTTCGCATCTTCGCGAATATCCGTTTTCACCTCCATGCCCGGCTTGATCATCATTCCGGTGGCGGGAACGGAAAGCAGGACCTTTGCCGCAAAGTCATCGTGAAATGCCTGCAACTCGCTTTCGCTGACCTTCTCCTTCCGGGATTGGAGCTCCAGCCAGGGATCGAGAACCCAATGCCCGTAGTGGTTGTCCCAGCGACTGGTTTTGATATCCTCGTCCGCATGAAGAAAGGCGATGGTCCATTTGTAGAAAACACTCGGCATCAACTTTTCGCGGATGGCCACATCATAGATTTCCCGGTCGCTGGCCTTGGGATTTTCCAGGGCCAGTTTCATTGCCGGCATGAGGTAGGGCTCGAAATCCTTCCTCGGATTGTAAGCAGGAAGTTTCTCGAAGAAGTCGTTGTAAAAGTTGGTCCGCTCGCGTTCCGCCCGAACTAGATAGACGCGCGGCGGATGAGTGGGCGAGGGATCGGCGCCGAAGGTGATGCCGCGTGCGTAGCTCACCTTGGCATGCTGCGAGATGTCCCGCGCCGCCTTGAAATATTTCTCCACCATCAGCGGCAGCATCGGCATGCCCTCGGCGTTGTTGTCGAAGCCCTCGCCGCCGCCGCCATCCCCTGAGAAATACTGCGCCGGATTCAGGTCGACACCGGTAAGGTCTCGAATGGTATTGTTGTATTCGGCCTTGTTTAAGCGGCGCAGGTAATATTTGCCGGGATCCTTGACGGACGCATAATCGAATTCATCGATCGTTCTTTTGATCCATGAGATGAGTTTGTCGACCTCTTCCGCCGTCGGCCGGTGCTCCTGGTCATCAGGAGGCATGACCCCGGTTTCAACCTGATCCATGACGCTGAACCATTTCTGGAGGTCGACCAGAACATCCTGCTCCGTCTTGTAGATCTCAAAATTGAGGCCTCCTTTGTTCTCCTCGCTGTTGTGGCAATCGTTGCAGTACTCTTTGAGGATCGGTTTGATCTCAGCGAATCCCTCCTCGAATCCGGCCTGAAGATTTACGTGCGAGAAAAAGCCAAGCATCCCGGCGCCGACCCAAGTCGCCATGCGCCAACGGCTCCGCTTTTGTTTTGGGGTCACATTCATGGACGCATTCATACCTCGGAGGGGCCACCGCTCGGAATCGCACAGTCCCGTCGCGATTGGCAACGGACGCGATGAAGTCGCAGCGGAGCT
The genomic region above belongs to Novipirellula galeiformis and contains:
- a CDS encoding DUF1552 domain-containing protein; the encoded protein is MQNKKTWNLNRRSVLKGVAGVSLGLPWLETMLWGADKAEAEKHPLRFGVIYQPNGINPYEWTPEQTGADYQLSKTLRPLEPIRDEVLVLTNLNHELKKGRDRPTSGHYGGTSNFLVGTGVKRSMGSDIQCGISVDQAAARKLADQTLLPSLELSTEAEWTGVDTGERITQLYGNSISWLTPTTPLARERFPRLAFDRLFGKTTGLGDTRSVIDLTLESIDDLKKTVSQDDQHRLDEYLTSVRSLEKKLEFSDKNHRPVPESLLEGRMPEPGRAKSHDEHLTQMIDIMTLAFQTDRTRVATFMMGRSSSSIDFSFVDKKCGGLHGMAHHAGRKEKLEGYQIANEYCVKKYVEFLQKLHAIKEGERSLLDNSMIMFGNNMRDGNSHTSANLPILLAGRAGGQINPGRHIKYPEDTRLCNLYLSILKRLGHDIDSFNESTGELPDLS
- a CDS encoding DUF1592 domain-containing protein; translated protein: MNVTPKQKRSRWRMATWVGAGMLGFFSHVNLQAGFEEGFAEIKPILKEYCNDCHNSEENKGGLNFEIYKTEQDVLVDLQKWFSVMDQVETGVMPPDDQEHRPTAEEVDKLISWIKRTIDEFDYASVKDPGKYYLRRLNKAEYNNTIRDLTGVDLNPAQYFSGDGGGGEGFDNNAEGMPMLPLMVEKYFKAARDISQHAKVSYARGITFGADPSPTHPPRVYLVRAERERTNFYNDFFEKLPAYNPRKDFEPYLMPAMKLALENPKASDREIYDVAIREKLMPSVFYKWTIAFLHADEDIKTSRWDNHYGHWVLDPWLELQSRKEKVSESELQAFHDDFAAKVLLSVPATGMMIKPGMEVKTDIREDANALYLSVGDVGEGHEFDRIVLHAPKVTLTDGSVVYLGDLELIEKQGEGAIHRDNFPDGTKFVSSASGTGEIERGFYIEAPALLSFRLPAGAKSFTSTMGMEKSAEGKGLVQAYASDEEIPFPKGKHTHSYFYSGPGNTSVEAAKKWWGIYAALVGYGKAPGAKEMIDVSLSQEDKTRLESIKREIEYAKRTPIKNFFDFVKKKKFASLLKTNKEELPALADLAEKDRVAPAELSEADQKQWNDLSKAAEAFQAEMDGRVKDALLTFASRAFRRPVSAEDARIITGIYDQSMAETDDFQKAAQLIVQSLLTRPQFLFRIEDEAPGQDARQVDDYAMASRLSYFLWSSMPDETLMKLAQEGRLQDEKVLQEQVQRMLKDPKSISLAQEFASQWLGFRRILYEKKPDSNLFPSYTDQLEQSMYQEAVMTFDDLVKQDKSVLEILDSKTTFLNETLAEHYGIAGIEGDEMRKVELTTDQRGGFAAMGSVLVATSFPGRTSPVIRGQWILDALIGSKVPPPPDGIEIDESKLSDKSLSKKERLAAHSVNATCAVCHERLDPFGFTLENYDAIGRFRTMEGDQAVDSTGELKGGPNLSGLPGLKNYLMTTKRDAFLHQMAQKSLGFALGRSLEYYDESVIQTAVADLKENDYRFSALATAIVNSYPFRYRREQGYLTDAK